One part of the Aurantibacillus circumpalustris genome encodes these proteins:
- a CDS encoding GyrI-like domain-containing protein: MLKTKIAFATLALFIGFTRCTSESQQESKAETKQLITQVVPEVKITDTTTFQNDLYNYPSTTGALGVFDVPEMLVLSLIDSANSKEMSTRLVKNYALLEEDLNFIHAELNGPVGMLTYNNNVNNFVFESVLFIKKMPKVQPKRSKIVILEASPMLVYNFYGSYQNLFSAYEQIKRYCNKNDLMQTGPMREFYITDPEKEKDVSKWLTRIMLPVISMRKKPTS; this comes from the coding sequence ATGCTGAAAACAAAAATAGCTTTTGCGACACTTGCTTTATTTATAGGGTTTACTCGTTGTACTTCTGAATCTCAACAAGAATCAAAAGCAGAAACGAAACAACTTATAACGCAAGTTGTTCCAGAAGTAAAAATAACAGATACCACTACTTTTCAGAATGATCTATACAATTACCCAAGTACAACAGGCGCTTTAGGTGTATTTGATGTCCCTGAAATGTTGGTATTGAGTTTGATTGATTCGGCCAATTCAAAGGAGATGTCTACCAGACTTGTAAAAAATTACGCTTTACTAGAAGAAGATCTTAACTTCATTCATGCGGAATTGAACGGACCAGTTGGTATGCTCACGTACAATAACAATGTAAATAATTTTGTATTTGAAAGTGTTTTGTTTATTAAAAAAATGCCAAAAGTGCAGCCCAAACGTTCTAAAATTGTAATACTAGAAGCCTCTCCCATGTTGGTGTATAATTTTTACGGGTCATACCAAAATTTATTTAGCGCCTACGAGCAAATTAAACGCTACTGCAATAAAAATGATTTGATGCAAACAGGACCCATGCGCGAATTTTATATAACTGATCCGGAAAAAGAAAAAGATGTAAGTAAATGGCTAACACGTATCATGTTGCCAGTTATTTCTATGCGCAAGAAACCGACATCCTAA
- a CDS encoding rhomboid family intramembrane serine protease, giving the protein MKNYLVKQVFSTLFYPLLFVLVMWFVFLLQNTIQFNFLKLGVLPRNSLGLLGIITSVFVHGDIKHIASNTLPILALGMMLFYFYKKIALPVFFWLWLISGMWLWIGGRSSDSYPTYHIGASTLVYGLAAFLFFSGLFRRHLRLMVVSALVVFLYGGIVWGIFPIKQEISWEGHLFGMIAGILIAFNYRKEGPQRRVYQWEEEEDDDDQDQPWNIQPAEEVNAPQNPSEDIKITYTYKEKEKE; this is encoded by the coding sequence GTGAAAAATTATTTAGTTAAACAGGTATTCAGCACATTATTTTATCCTCTACTTTTTGTTTTGGTAATGTGGTTTGTATTTCTTTTGCAGAATACCATTCAATTCAACTTTCTAAAACTCGGTGTATTGCCTCGTAATAGCTTAGGTCTATTAGGAATCATCACTTCTGTTTTTGTTCATGGTGATATTAAGCACATTGCTTCTAACACACTTCCTATTCTTGCTCTTGGAATGATGTTGTTTTATTTCTATAAAAAAATTGCCCTACCAGTTTTCTTTTGGCTTTGGTTAATTAGTGGTATGTGGTTATGGATAGGCGGAAGAAGTAGTGACAGTTATCCAACTTATCACATTGGCGCAAGTACATTAGTATATGGACTTGCAGCGTTTTTATTTTTTAGTGGTTTGTTTCGAAGACACTTACGTTTAATGGTAGTTTCTGCCTTAGTTGTTTTTTTATATGGAGGAATAGTTTGGGGAATTTTCCCTATTAAACAAGAAATAAGTTGGGAAGGACATTTGTTTGGAATGATTGCTGGGATTTTAATTGCGTTTAATTATCGAAAAGAAGGTCCGCAACGCCGCGTGTATCAATGGGAAGAAGAGGAAGACGATGATGATCAAGATCAACCCTGGAATATTCAACCTGCTGAAGAAGTGAATGCTCCTCAAAATCCAAGTGAGGATATTAAAATAACCTACACCTATAAAGAAAAAGAGAAAGAATAA